DNA sequence from the Candidatus Methylomirabilis lanthanidiphila genome:
TTGGCATAGACGCCTCTGGCGAGCCTCCCCTCTACTCGGATCTGCCGGAGCTTCGGTTTCGCCATGGACAGGCACTGTGTGGCCAGGATATCCCGCACCTGGCTGGTGCCGATGCCGAAGGCGAGGGCGCCGAGCGCCCCGTGAGTGGAAGTGTGGCTGTCGCCACAGGCGATGGTCATACCTGGCTGGGTCAGGCCAAGCTCCGGCCCGACGACGTGGACGATCCCCTGCCGCCCGCTGTCCAGGTCAAAGAACGGGATCCCGAACTCCTTGCAGTTTCTGGTCAGATGGACAGCCATCTCCTCGGCCATGGTGTCGGCAAAGGGCCTTGCCTGAGAGGCGGTGGGGACGATGTGGTCGATGGTTGCGAAGGTTCGCTCGGGATAGCGGACCTTGAGTCCTGTCTCCCGCAGCATCTGAAACGCCTGTGGGCTGGTCACCTCGTGAATCAGGTGCAGGCCGATGAAAAGTTGCGTCTGCCCAGAGGGAAGGGTTCGTACCGTATGAGCCCGCCAGACCTTGTCAAGCAGTGTCTCCGCCATAGTGATCGTATTGTGCCAGATCAGTCTGTCGCACGCAAGTACCGTCAGTGAACCTGCACGGTTCACACGGCCTCTTTCTCCTTGACACGCGTGTAAGCTGCGCTATTTTAAGTTTGTCTTGATTGGTTCCTATTTGAAGGGCCGTGCGCCCCTGGTGCTTGGCGAGGTGCGTAAAGTCCTGCACTGATGCGAGGGTCCCGTTGCGTCTGCGCGGGTGGTAAGCCGAGAGGCGAGCAGGTCGGTCCATTTGAATAAAGGGCGATTCTGGACAGTGAGGAGTAAGGAGGTGACGCATGACAGCGGATGCGGCGATTCAGACAATGGTTGACCGGATTGTGCAACGATTTCATCCGCTGCGCGTCATTCTCTTTGGCTCGTATGCTCGAGGATCAGCCGTCCCGGAGAGCGATGTTGATCTGCTCGTCGTCCTACGAGAAGTAGCGGACAAGCGCCGCACGACGGTAGAGATACGCCGCGCTCTCGGCGACCTCCCGGTCAGTAAGGATATCATTGTGACGACGCCAGATGAAATCGCTCGCCGCGGCGATCTCGCCGGCAGCGTGCTGCGGCCCGCATTACGCGATGGCAAGGTCGTCTATGAGCAGCAGTGAGCTGCTCTGCCATGGATTCGTGCTCCTCGTTGAGTACACCAGGCTGGGTTGAGAAATGAAATCCAGCTTTACCTGGTGAGGGATAGCCGGAAAAGTGCTGCTAACAGGTGACCATGGAAACGAACTCAGACAACCCGTTGTTGACAAAGATTCTCACGCGCCAGGAGATCCGCCTGGTTGCTCGACGAATAAAAGCCATGCTTCCAGCGGAGATCTTTCAGTTCTCGCGGAGCCGTGGCCGGAGTGTGGAGGACACGCTCCGTATCGGGTCCCTCTCGAAGCGGTGCCAGATCGAACGCGAAAAACTCAGACTGACCGTCAAGCAGGCCGCCGAACAGTTGAGGGTCCCGCAATATCACCTGAGGGCCTGCGATGAAGGTGATCTCAGTGAGATTCGGCAAGACGTGTTGGGGGAGTACCTGGTCCTGCTGGGATTGCAGGATTGGGTACAGGAATGGATCGCTGCGAATCCTGGGCTTGCCCGAAGGCTAGGTCTCAACGAGCGTCCCGTGAACCGAACGCGCCGTACGGCGATCACTTCGGAAACTAGTAAGCGATCCAGGACCACTGTGCCACGGGCGGATGCGGCGGTCAGGAAGACTAATCCCCTGCGAACTCGTAGGAGTGGGTAGCCCTTGCACGTAAGCGTGCGACCTGATTTATCCTTGGCACACGCGTGAATCGGGCTATGTTTAGTCTGTTTTGGCGGCTCCCTGTTTCTCGGCATGGGAGTTTCGGTCATAGTGACCGGCGGAGACCCGCGATTGAAGTAGACCAAGTATTCAACCGTAGCAGTATGCCTGTACGGCCCCTTGGGGTGGGAACCCTGAAGGGCCTTGCTGTTTCCAGGAGCTTTGGCCGTACTAACTCGGGCCAGACGGTGCATGAAAAGCGAAGAGGTCTAGGCACAAAAGCCATGTATCTTCATTTGCTATCCATTGCCTTGAGGAGGGCTACAGCATAGCCGCCACGCCAGTCTAGGCATAGCGGGATCATGCTGATCATGGCTTATCGAGATCTGGTCAAGATACAAGAGAAGAGAGCTTGACAAGTACTCGGAAAAAGGAAAGAATTTGGCTCCGTATTTGATTTCGCGCAGCAGGCATACGCTAGTCGGGCTACTCGTTGGACGGCAGACGAGAGGAAAAGGGAGACTGAATCGCGATGATCCGGCAACACGTTGAGAAGATCCGTGAAGGCCTGCGTGAGGGGCGATTTCCGAATGAAGCTGCGGTCTCGCAGGGAATCGTTCTGCGTTTGCTCGCGGCACTCGAGTGGCCGACCTACGACACGCAAGTGGTGTGCCCCGAGTTCGCTCTTGAGGGCCGGCGCGTGGATTTTGCACTCTGTTACCCGCCCGGTAGGCCGCAGGTCTTTGTTGAGGTTAAGCAGATCGGTCAGAGTGACGGGGCCGAGCGTCAACTCTTCGAGTATGCTTTTCACAAGGGCGTCCCGCTCGCGATCTTGACCGACGGGCGGGAGTGGAACTTTTTTCTACCTGCGGAAGCTGGCGACTACGGGGAGCGGCGAGTCTACAAACTCGATTTAGTCGAGCGTGATATTGAGGAGTCAGTCCGGCGGTTCACACGTTATCTCAGGTACGAGGACGTCTGTTCTGGAACAGCGCTGGCGGCTACACGCGCCGATTACCAGGATGTCGCGCGATCTCGCCAGATTCGTGACGCACTGCCACAGGCTTGGCTCAAGCTCGTCGAAGAGGAGGATGAGATCCTCCTTGAATTGCTCGCTGACCGCGTCGAGAGCCTATGCGGCTACAAGCCCGACCCGGATATGGTCGGCTCAGTTTCTGGCTCAGAATGTTCAGCTTCGTCCAGCCTCTCCGACGACTCCGACCCAGAGGCTAATCGTTTCCGCCCCCTCTGTTGCTCCACCTGGAAGAACACAGCATGGACCGCAAGGCGCCCCCTCCGCCATTGGTTTCGTTCTACACGGCCAGTTCTCGCCATGCCGGAATGCTCGCCACGTGTTGGTGTCTGTCATCGAGGCATTGGCTGAGCGTGACCCGTCGTTCCTTGAGAAATTTGCGTCACTCCCACGACACGGGAACAAGCGTCGCTACGTCGCTCGCGATCGCAACGACCTCTATCCAGACCGGCCAGACCTCGTACAAAAGGAGTCGCACCAGCTTCGTTCGGGTTATTGGTTGAGCGTCCACTGGGGTCGCAAGTCCATCGAACGAATCCTTACTATCGCATGCGGGGTGGCCGGTCTTCGGTATGGGACTGATCTTAAGATTAACTTCTGGCAGTGACAGGCTGCGATTCAAACGGCTCTGCGCTCCACTCGCAGTACGCCGTAGGCTGGGTTGAGGAACGAAACCCAGCTCAACCGGGTGAAGCGTGGAAGATACCCCGCCGACTGGGCGGTGAGATCGCTGGACGTCACGGCGTCTCAACGGGAGGAAGCGGATTGCTGGGATTCGCTTTGCTCATCCCATCCTTTCTGGCTCGTAAACTA
Encoded proteins:
- a CDS encoding DNA polymerase III subunit beta, whose translation is MTADAAIQTMVDRIVQRFHPLRVILFGSYARGSAVPESDVDLLVVLREVADKRRTTVEIRRALGDLPVSKDIIVTTPDEIARRGDLAGSVLRPALRDGKVVYEQQ